A genomic stretch from Spongiibacter nanhainus includes:
- a CDS encoding SAM-dependent methyltransferase, producing MKSAAIAFDTRLDTPWWGKRQQQMIAKVLAPLANAKTGVLSLTLPNGNSITFGDTPHARLNPHVRLHNWKAVRKAFTGGSLGWSEAYMDGDWDCDNLAALIEWVVINESHVGGTLDSGRLNQWVQAWRHRRNANSKRGSRRNIAYHYDLGNEFYEQWLDPSMTYSSAYFKEGSSSADLTEGQYAKYQRLIDLLGVTDGDSVLEIGCGWGGFAEQLLRQKDVALHGITLSTEQLNYARERLQKQGLDRNAEFSLTDYRDTVGHYDHIVSIEMLEAVGEQYWPTYFDTLYQRLKPGGKAAIQIITIDESRFEQYRSNPDFIQTYIFPGGMLPSPERVEQHATKANLKMVDQKAFGTCYADTLAQWDRAFSANWPAIEPLGFDERFKRMWHYYLAYCEGGFRAGSIDVYQFVLEKPASTT from the coding sequence ATGAAATCCGCCGCTATTGCCTTTGACACCCGGCTAGATACGCCGTGGTGGGGAAAACGCCAGCAACAGATGATCGCCAAGGTGCTCGCACCCTTGGCCAACGCCAAAACTGGGGTGTTGAGCCTCACCCTTCCCAATGGCAACAGCATCACCTTCGGCGATACGCCCCACGCCCGCCTCAACCCCCATGTTCGTCTCCACAACTGGAAGGCCGTGCGCAAGGCTTTTACCGGGGGCTCCCTGGGGTGGTCAGAGGCCTATATGGATGGCGACTGGGACTGTGACAACCTAGCGGCATTGATCGAGTGGGTCGTGATCAATGAAAGTCACGTGGGCGGCACCTTGGATAGCGGCCGTCTGAATCAATGGGTGCAGGCCTGGCGCCACCGGCGCAATGCCAATAGCAAACGCGGCAGCCGACGCAATATTGCCTACCACTACGACCTTGGCAACGAATTTTACGAACAGTGGCTCGACCCCTCCATGACCTACTCCTCGGCCTATTTTAAGGAGGGGTCCAGCAGCGCTGATTTAACAGAGGGGCAGTATGCCAAGTACCAGCGTCTGATCGACCTGTTGGGGGTCACTGATGGCGACTCGGTATTGGAAATTGGCTGTGGCTGGGGCGGATTCGCCGAGCAATTGCTCCGGCAAAAAGATGTTGCTCTCCACGGCATCACGCTATCCACCGAGCAATTAAACTACGCCCGTGAGCGCTTGCAGAAGCAGGGGCTGGATCGCAACGCGGAATTTTCCCTCACCGATTACCGGGACACCGTGGGCCACTACGACCACATCGTGTCCATCGAGATGCTGGAGGCCGTCGGCGAGCAATACTGGCCTACCTACTTCGATACCCTTTACCAGCGCTTGAAGCCAGGCGGCAAGGCGGCAATACAGATCATCACCATCGATGAGTCGCGGTTTGAGCAATATCGCAGCAATCCGGATTTTATCCAAACCTACATATTCCCCGGCGGCATGCTCCCTAGCCCCGAGCGGGTGGAACAGCACGCCACAAAAGCCAACCTGAAGATGGTCGACCAGAAAGCGTTTGGCACCTGCTACGCCGACACCCTGGCCCAGTGGGATAGAGCCTTTTCTGCCAACTGGCCCGCCATTGAACCGCTGGGTTTTGACGAGCGCTTTAAACGCATGTGGCACTACTATCTTGCCTATTGCGAAGGGGGCTTCCGGGCCGGCTCTATCGACGTATATCAATTTGTACTGGAAAAGCCCGCTTCGACTACGTGA
- a CDS encoding DUF1365 domain-containing protein produces the protein MTADGSEHHSAIFAGEVLHHRFRPRRHRFRYPVYSFLFDLDELDQLDTSLRLLSVNRFNLFSFYHRDLGEGRDEPPRDYLVRTLDKHGIHTPLQRAELLCYPRILGYTFNPLSVYYCYDHEDGLFAVVYEVSNTFGERHSYLIDVAEDQRHSNVVRQSCNKDFYVSPFIPMAMRYHFRLRRPDQRLAVAIRETDGDGGLLHAVFRGQRRPLTDGQLLRCFARLPFMTLRIVAAIHWQALKLFLKGIKLVPKNHEPDGAISRIRH, from the coding sequence ATGACCGCTGACGGCAGTGAACATCACAGCGCCATCTTTGCCGGAGAGGTGCTGCATCACCGCTTTCGCCCGCGGCGTCACCGTTTTCGCTACCCGGTGTACAGTTTTTTATTTGATTTAGATGAGCTGGACCAACTCGACACCTCTCTGCGACTGCTGTCGGTCAACCGCTTCAATCTGTTCAGCTTTTACCATCGGGACCTTGGCGAGGGCAGGGATGAGCCACCCCGGGACTATCTGGTCCGCACCCTCGACAAACACGGCATTCACACGCCTTTACAGCGGGCAGAACTACTTTGCTACCCGCGCATCCTGGGTTACACCTTTAATCCACTCAGCGTCTACTACTGCTACGACCATGAAGACGGTCTGTTCGCGGTGGTTTACGAAGTCAGCAACACCTTTGGCGAGCGGCACAGCTACCTGATAGACGTGGCCGAAGACCAGCGCCACAGCAATGTGGTGCGGCAAAGCTGTAACAAGGACTTTTACGTGTCGCCCTTTATCCCCATGGCAATGCGCTACCACTTTCGCCTGCGGCGACCAGACCAGCGCTTGGCTGTCGCCATCCGCGAGACAGATGGCGATGGTGGCCTTCTGCATGCAGTGTTTCGGGGTCAGCGACGCCCCCTCACCGACGGTCAATTGCTGCGCTGTTTTGCTCGCCTGCCTTTTATGACTTTGAGGATTGTGGCAGCGATCCACTGGCAAGCACTAAAACTATTCCTCAAAGGAATTAAGCTGGTCCCCAAAAACCATGAACCGGACGGCGCGATCTCCCGTATACGACACTAA